The Cyclobacterium amurskyense genome contains the following window.
TTATTAATCTCATTTCTGCCGAATATTCTGATATAAACGCTTATTCACCCTAAAAGCGCGTGAATTAAATATCAAAAGCATATCCTTACATCGGCTGGGATATAATGGTTATTTAATCCTAAAAATAACCACTCTTCTTCCTGTCCTCCATGGCCGTCTCCCCTCTTTTATCATCTGCTCTTGTACCTCTTTCGGTAGTTCTTGTAGTCGCTACTTCAGCAATGATTTTATCTAGGTCATCAGCATCAGATTCTACCGCCCCAGTAATGGGCATATCTCCACAGGTTCTGTACCTTACCGTTAAATTCTTTATTTCTTCATTAGGTTTTAACTGGATAAAGTCCGATTTGGCTAATATCACACCGTCTCTTACCACACAATCTCTTTGATGAGAGAAATACAAAGATGGTAATGCTATGTTTTGGTATTGGATGTATTGCCATACATCCATTTCAGTCCAATTTGATATTGGGAACACCCTAAAATGCTCTCCCATATGTTTTTTACCATTGAACAAGTTCCATAATTCTGGTCTTTGATTTTTTGGATCCCATTGTCCAAACTCATCTCTATGAGAGAAAAATCTTTCTTTTGCACGTGCCTTTTCCTCATCTCTTCTAGCACCACCCATGGCAGCATCTATTTTATTTTCCTCCAGAGTATCTAGCAAAGTGACTG
Protein-coding sequences here:
- the cysD gene encoding sulfate adenylyltransferase subunit CysD; its protein translation is MAQYYLSHLEELEAEAIFVIREVVSQFEKPALLFSGGKDSIVLAHLSKKAFYPSRIPFPLIHIDTGHNFPETIAFRDELVKDLGVQLIVGSVQKSIDEGKVREETGANASRNALQTVTLLDTLEENKIDAAMGGARRDEEKARAKERFFSHRDEFGQWDPKNQRPELWNLFNGKKHMGEHFRVFPISNWTEMDVWQYIQYQNIALPSLYFSHQRDCVVRDGVILAKSDFIQLKPNEEIKNLTVRYRTCGDMPITGAVESDADDLDKIIAEVATTRTTERGTRADDKRGETAMEDRKKSGYF